In the genome of Paenibacillus pabuli, the window TAATTGGCTTCAGAATTCCTTGACGATAGTGACCTTCTTTAGCATAATAGCGACATGAATAGAAAAAGCCATTATCTGGACCTGGGGCTGGAAACGGATTTTATTTTTCGCATTGAGAAATGCCCTTTAACTCATGACTTTGATGTCCACCAGCATGACTATTCCGAGCTCGTTGTTATTCTTGGAGGTACCGCAACTCACATTATCGAAGGAAGGGAGTATCCGATCTCTGCCGGGCAGGTGTTCTTCATCCATGGCAATGTGTCCCACGGCTATAAAGACGTGGATCATATCGAGTACGTCAACGTCATGTTTCATCCTGACCAGATGACTCAGCTGCAGGAACTGAAGCTGATGGCCGGCTTTCAGGCATTATTTTATTTCGAGCCGTTCTACCGGAAGGAAATGAACTTCAAAGGAATGCTTACCCTGAATGATGAACAGCTGCGGCAGGTCACCGGTCTGCTGGATGTTATTTTGGATGAGCACGATCAGCGGCCAGAAGGTTACCGAATGCTGATCCGCTCCTACTTTACGGCACTCATGGGTGTGCTCTCCCGCTATTATGTGGCGAACAACGGGTGGCCTCAGAATAAAGCGCTGCGAATCGCCGAGTCCATTACGTACCTGGAGGAACACTTTCAGGAGCCTCTCAATCTGGATATGCTCGCGGAAAAGGCGTATTTGTCCAAAAGGCAGTTTCTTCGCGAATTCGCAAGGAACTTCCAAACGACCCCCATGGACTATGTGATCCGGCGGAGGCTGGATTATTCCTGTACGCTTCTGCGTAATCCCAACCTGTCCATTCTGCAAGTGGCTCAAGAGAGCGGATTCCGGGACCAGAATTATTACGCCCGCCAGTTCAAGAAGATTTACCTGTGTACGCCTACGGAATACCGGGAGAAATACGTCTAAACGTCTTGATAAGAAAACAACAGAAACTGGTAACAAAAGAATAGGAAACTCATAACAAAATAATAGGAACCCATAACAAAACAGCCGGGACGATTACGTTCCTGCTGTTTTTGTCATGTGCGGCCCAAGCGGGTGCTGCGATATTGACCGGGTGTCATTCCAAGCTTTTTTCGGAACAAGCGAATAAAATAATTGGCATTCTCGATTCCGATCAGCACACCGATCTCGGATACGGGGAGGCTTGTATTTTCCAACAGAGATTTAGCTTTACCAATCTGCAGCTCGTGCAGGTATTGAAGTGGACTCAGCCCTGTGTATTTCTTCAGGCAGCGGGAGAGATAGTCTACATGGAAATGAAGCGTTTCTTCCATATGCTTCGCATCGAAGGGACGGGTAATATGCTGTTCGAGATAGGTTATCGTTTGATCACACAGTATTCTCGAGCGGGGAGCATACTGCAGACGCATAGCTGACTGCAGTTCGGTCAACAAGCCAGCGAGCTGCCCCTGCAGCGGCAAGGACGTTGCAGGCGATAAGCTTAGGTGAAGCTCCATCATTCGCTGCAGGAAGGGAAGAATGCTTGGGGTGTGCAGGCTTGTGAATTTGGGAATATACATGACCTGCCGGTGCGGAGTGACATCCAGGTTGGAGCCTTTCGTGAAGGGGGTCGACCATGGAATTTGTCCGCTATCCATCGTTCGGACAGGCGCTGGGTGGGCCAAGTGGAGCCAGTATATTTCCGTTTCTTCCTCGCAAGGGCGATGCCCAATATGCAGACGGTTCGGCTCAAGCACAAGCAGGGAGCCTGCTGTGATTTCGTATGGCACATCATCTTCCGTCATGTACAAGGTACCCTTCATCACAAAGAGCATGTCATACAAGTTAAAGGAACGGCTTAGGTGCTGCTGCCCCGGTTCCCAGATGGAGTGACCAATCGTCACTAATTGCGGAAGTGGGGGAATGGTTAGCTCAAGACAATTCATAAGGACAGCCCTTTCCATTACTTCTTGGTTCACCTATTGTATCATGGACCGAATTACAAATGGTCGTAATTGTGCTATAAAAAGTCGTCTTTACATCTATTCGTTCAATGCTGGAAGGAATATATTAGGGGTATATGAACGAGAAAGGAAGCGAAATCATGCGATTCCGTCAAGTCCATCTGGATTTCCACACCTCGGAAGCCATTGTTCCCATTGGGGACCGTTTTGACAAAAGGCAGTTTCAAGACATGTTGAAGCTTGGACATGTTGACTCCATTACGGTGTTCTCCAAGTGCCATCATGGCTGGGCGTATCATCCTTCGGAGGCCAACGAGATTCATCCGGGTTTAAGCTTTGATTTGCTTGCGGCACAGATTGAGGCAGCCCATGAAATTAACGTAAAAACACCAGTGTACCTTTCGGCAGGATTGGATGAAAAGTTAGCCCGGTGTCATCCCGAGTGGCTGATCCGTGACATGAATGATCGAACAAATTGGGCTGAAGGATTCATGCAGCCAGGTTACCATCAGTTTTGTATGAACTCTCCTTATCTCGATATCCTGATCGAACAGATTCGGGAGGTTATGCTCCGATATGATGTAGACGGATTGTTCCTTGATATTGTGGGTATACGCAAATGTTACTGTCATAACTGTGTGGATACCATACGGCGTAAGGGGGATGACCCTCGCGACGAGGAAGCGATGAAGAGCCTATGGGAGAGCACATATGCCAATTACACAGCCAGGGTGAAGGAAACGGTGGAATCGATAAAACCAGGTCTGCCCATCTTCCATAACGGTGGGCATATCAAGCGCGGTCGTCGTGATCTGGCTGCAATGAATACCCATTTGGAACTGGAGTCGCTGCCTACTGGTGGATGGGGGTATGACCATTTCCCTCTTTCGGCGAGGTACGTACAAACGCTCGGATTCGAATTTCTTGGCATGACCGGGAAATTTCATACCGCGTGGGGAGAATTCGGCGGATATAAACATCCAAACGCACTCCGATATGAAACCGCTCTCAGTCTTGCAAATGGTGCAAAATGTTCGATTGGGGATCAACTTCAGCCTGACGGCCGCATGGATCCCGCAACCTATGAATTGATCGGTACGGCTTATCGTGAAGTCGAAGGTAAGGAAGCATGGTGCGTGAATTCTGTGAACGTTGCGGATGTAGCATTGTTGTCATTGGAAGCAGCGGGCGTGCACCCTAAAGCCCAAGAAGACGCAAGTCGGAACGATTCGGATGCAGGCGCTGTACGCATGCTGCTGGAGGGCAATATCCTATTTGATGTCATTGATACGGAACATGATTTTTCGAATTATCAGGTACTGATTTTACCGGATTATGTGGCGGTGAATGACGAGCTGAAGGGTAAGCTGGATTTGTTTTTGCAGCAGGGAGGTAAGGTTCTCGCCACAGGCTGGTCGGGTCTGAACCAAGATGGTACGTCCTTCGCCATTGATTTCGGAGTGAGATATGTGGGAGTGAATCCATACCGTCCGGACTTTTTTCATCCGTTGTTCAAACCTGCGAGCCTGGGGGAAGCTTCCTTTGTCATGTATACAAAAGGCCAGAAGCTCGAACTTGCCGGCGGAACGGAGCTAGGAAGCAGGAAAGACCCGTATTTTAACCGCGATGTCTTTACCTTCTGTTCGCACCAGCATACGCCAAGCAGTGATGTCTATGGCGGACCGGGCATGGTAGAGAGCGCCAGCGGCATCTATCTGGCCTGGAATGTGTTCGAGGATTATGCGAACCAAGGAAGTCTGATCCTGAAGGAGACAATCCTGTATACGCTGAACCGCCTCTTGCCTCATAAAACACTGAACACCGATCTCCCTGCCCAGGGCGTAACCACCCTGCAGGACCAAAAGCAAGAGAAAAGGCTGGTCCATCATCTGCTGTATGCGTCCCCGGTCCGCCGTGGCAAACAGATCGAAGTAATTGAGGATATCATCCCCCTATATAATGTCGAGGTGTCCATCCGGACTCCCCATCAAGTGAAAAATGTGTATTTGGCGCCGCAAGTCCAGTCCATTTCCTTTAAATGGGAGGAGGGTTCGGTTAGCTACACCGTTCCGAAGTTTGAATGCCATCAGATGGTAGTTATCGATTACGAGTGATATTGAGACAGGAAGGAAGCAAAGCGATGGACTTCAAACCGCTATCCATATTTATCGACCGCTTAACGGATTGGCGTATTCCATGGGCAGAGGTTTTGGTTCTGCACCGCAATCAAGAGGTCTTCCGCTACCGCAGCGGTTATGCTGACTTGGAACAACGTATTCCCATCCACGACAGGCACATCATTCGGCTGTATTCACTGACCAAAATTCTGACCTGCACGGCAGCCCTTCAGCTGGTAGAAAAGGGAGCACTCCTGTTAAATGATCCGTTGTCGGACTATCTTCCGGAATATGGCGAGATGGCCGTGAAGGTGACCTTGCCGAGCGGTGAAACGGTATTGGAGAAAGCCCAGAGAGCGATCCGGGTACGGGATCTCTTTACCATGTCGGCCGGGCTCTCTTATGATATCCGTTCCCCTTCGATCCGGGAAGTCGTAAGACGCACAAGCGGAAGATCGCCAACCCGCGAAGTTGCGGCGGCCATCGCCGAAGAACCGCTGTTGTTCGAACCGGGGGCGAGGTGGAGCTACAGTTTAAGCCATGACGTTCTTGCCGCCTTGGTCGAAGTTGTCGATGGAAGACGGTTCGGCGCCTATGTTCGGGATGAAATTACCGGCCCGCTCGGGATGCGTGATACCGGCTTCGATGTATCTGAAGAGAACCAAAGCCGTTTGGCTCCACAGTATGAATATAGCGAGTCCTTAGGCAAACCTATTCCCAAGGAGGGGAACGATTACCGGATCGGTTCGGAATATGAGAGCGGCGGTGCCGGGTTATTCTCCACGGTGAATGATTACGCCGTCTTTCTGAATGCACTTACTCATCAAGGAACAAGCCCTGAAGGCGTTCGAATCCTGGCTGCCGAGACGGTGGATCTCATGAGAACAGATCATCTGACGGAGGCCACTCGCAGTCATTTCTCGTGGTCACAGCTTGCGGGGTATGGTTACGGGCTTGGTGTTCGCACCCATTGTTCCAAGCAGACCAGCGGGTCGCTCAGTCCGCTTGGTGAATTTGGCTGGAGCGGCGCAGCCGGTGCTCTGGCGATTATGGACCCGTCTTCTCAGCTGACCGTCATGTATGCGCAGCATATGTTGAACAATCAAGAGCCCTATGTGCATCCACGCTTGAGAAATCTCGTTTACGCTTGCTTGAACCATCGTTAGGAGGAATTGGCATGAGAATTCGCTATGATCGCTTTCCGGGTGGGGTGCATAAGGCCATCACCCTGAGTTTCGATGATGGACAGATTCATGATAGGAGACTGGTCGGGAAGTTTAATGAATATGGTCTCAAAGGCACGTTTCACTTAAACAGCGGTACGCTCGGAAAAGAGGGATTTCTTACACGGGAGGAGATACGCCCCCTGTTCACAGGGCATGAAGTATCTGCACATACCGTCAGCCATCCTTTTCTCGAACAGTCCCCGGTTGAACAAATGGTTCAGGAAATCACGGAAGACCGAAAGGGACTGGAAGCTCTGGTTGGTTATCCTGTGCGTGGGATGAGCTATCCTTTTGGTACATATAACGACCAGCTTGTCTCGCTGCTGCCTTCACTCGGGATAGAGTATGCCCGGACAGCAGTAAACGAGTTCGGGTTCAATATGCCTTCAGACTTCCTGAGATGGCATTCGACCTGCCATTATCGGCAAATGGTGGAGTACGCGCAGCAGTTACTCGCTTTAAAACAGAGGCATACCAAGATGGCTTTGCTGTATGTGTGGGGGCACAGCTATGAATTTGAGAACGACAACAACTGGGAGCTGATCGATCGGTTTGGAGAACTCGTTGCCCGAAACGAAAACATCTGGTTTGCTACGAATGCTGAAATTGTTTCATATATGCATGCGTTGCGGCGGCTCCGATTCTCGGCAGATTACCGGATCGTCCATAATCCATCTGCACAAAGTGTATGGGTAAGCGTGGAAACGGACGTCGTAGAGCTTGCGGCAGGCCAATTGACCGAGCTCGGTTGATGATCCCTTTTTTGCCGTTGTTCTCTGGATCATTTCTCATAATAGATGAAGAGAGGACTGAAGTGTGATGTCTACCGAGGGAATGCAAACAACCGAATTAAAAGGAAAACAACGTTATATACAAGCCATTGAGGACATTCTATCGAAAACGATAAACAATATGGATAAGTTCGGGACCCGGTTTCCCCATGTCAGTCTGAATGGAACTTATATGTTGAATGATAACGACGACTGGACAGATGGATTCTGGCCGGGGATATTGTGGTTGTGCTATGAATATTCACGCGATAAACGCTACCGGAAGGCAGCAGAAGGGGCCGTAGCAAGTTTACGTCAGCGGCTTGAGCAGCATGTCTCGCTGGATCACCATGATATCGGATTTCTGTACAGCTTATCGGCCAAAGCCCAGTGGATCATCACTGGCGATGAAAGCGCTCGGGAGCTGGCTCTTGCTGCAGCTGATGTATTATTGAGACGTTGGAGGAATACGAGCGACGGCAGCGGTTACATTCAAGCTTGGGGAACTCCAGATAACGAGCAAGAAGCGGGGAGAATTATTATTGATTGCCTGCTTAATCTCCCGTTATTGTATTGGGCAAGTGAGCAGACGGGTGATCCAACGTACGGTGAAATAGCACAGATCCAAGCAGAGAAAACGCGTCGTTATATTGTTAGAGGGGATGATAGTTCGTATCATACGTTTTTCTTCGATGCGAAGTCGGGTGTTCCCATCGGCGGCGCCACACATCAAGGCTACAGCAACGGTTCGACGTGGACGCGGGGTCAAGCCTGGGGAGTATACGGGTTTGCGCTATCCTATCGTTATACTGGAAATAAGGCATTTCTGGAGACTTCCAAACGTATGGCCCGCTACTTCCTTGAGCATTTGCCTGAGGACAGTGTTGCTTATTGGGACTTCAATGCTCCTGTAGCAAAGGATACTTACCGGGACAGTTCAGCCTCAGCGATCGTCGCTGCCGGACTGGTGGAGCTGATCTCCCATTTGGCTACTGGTGATCCAGATCGTCTGTATTTCGAGCAGATGTTGGCAACAAGCATGGAATCGCTAATCAACAACTATGCCACGATCGGTGACGATGAAGCAGAGGGCTTTCTTAAACATGGGTCTTATCATATTCATGGCGGCTTATCTCCTGATGATTATATGATCTGGGGCGACTATTTTTACCTGGAAGCGTTAATGCGTCTTGCGCATGGTATTCCTGGTTATTGGTATGAGCGTAGCGGGAAATAACGCTGTAATAATGGGCTATATAAGGCTAGGAGATATGGATAGAGACTTGGAAAAACAACTTACTACAAATTGGGATGATGATCCTCGGTTCGAATTGGAGCTGGAGGAAGAGCTGTTGAACTGGCTGTGCTCATCTCTACTTTTAAAAATCATAAATGTTCCGAAAGCATCGGAAGGTTATCTGATTCCCTATTTGGGATGAAGAGAGCCTTCCTTTTTTTATTTTTTA includes:
- a CDS encoding helix-turn-helix domain-containing protein, which gives rise to MNRKSHYLDLGLETDFIFRIEKCPLTHDFDVHQHDYSELVVILGGTATHIIEGREYPISAGQVFFIHGNVSHGYKDVDHIEYVNVMFHPDQMTQLQELKLMAGFQALFYFEPFYRKEMNFKGMLTLNDEQLRQVTGLLDVILDEHDQRPEGYRMLIRSYFTALMGVLSRYYVANNGWPQNKALRIAESITYLEEHFQEPLNLDMLAEKAYLSKRQFLREFARNFQTTPMDYVIRRRLDYSCTLLRNPNLSILQVAQESGFRDQNYYARQFKKIYLCTPTEYREKYV
- a CDS encoding helix-turn-helix transcriptional regulator is translated as MNCLELTIPPLPQLVTIGHSIWEPGQQHLSRSFNLYDMLFVMKGTLYMTEDDVPYEITAGSLLVLEPNRLHIGHRPCEEETEIYWLHLAHPAPVRTMDSGQIPWSTPFTKGSNLDVTPHRQVMYIPKFTSLHTPSILPFLQRMMELHLSLSPATSLPLQGQLAGLLTELQSAMRLQYAPRSRILCDQTITYLEQHITRPFDAKHMEETLHFHVDYLSRCLKKYTGLSPLQYLHELQIGKAKSLLENTSLPVSEIGVLIGIENANYFIRLFRKKLGMTPGQYRSTRLGRT
- a CDS encoding beta-galactosidase trimerization domain-containing protein, encoding MRFRQVHLDFHTSEAIVPIGDRFDKRQFQDMLKLGHVDSITVFSKCHHGWAYHPSEANEIHPGLSFDLLAAQIEAAHEINVKTPVYLSAGLDEKLARCHPEWLIRDMNDRTNWAEGFMQPGYHQFCMNSPYLDILIEQIREVMLRYDVDGLFLDIVGIRKCYCHNCVDTIRRKGDDPRDEEAMKSLWESTYANYTARVKETVESIKPGLPIFHNGGHIKRGRRDLAAMNTHLELESLPTGGWGYDHFPLSARYVQTLGFEFLGMTGKFHTAWGEFGGYKHPNALRYETALSLANGAKCSIGDQLQPDGRMDPATYELIGTAYREVEGKEAWCVNSVNVADVALLSLEAAGVHPKAQEDASRNDSDAGAVRMLLEGNILFDVIDTEHDFSNYQVLILPDYVAVNDELKGKLDLFLQQGGKVLATGWSGLNQDGTSFAIDFGVRYVGVNPYRPDFFHPLFKPASLGEASFVMYTKGQKLELAGGTELGSRKDPYFNRDVFTFCSHQHTPSSDVYGGPGMVESASGIYLAWNVFEDYANQGSLILKETILYTLNRLLPHKTLNTDLPAQGVTTLQDQKQEKRLVHHLLYASPVRRGKQIEVIEDIIPLYNVEVSIRTPHQVKNVYLAPQVQSISFKWEEGSVSYTVPKFECHQMVVIDYE
- a CDS encoding glycoside hydrolase family 88 protein; protein product: MQTTELKGKQRYIQAIEDILSKTINNMDKFGTRFPHVSLNGTYMLNDNDDWTDGFWPGILWLCYEYSRDKRYRKAAEGAVASLRQRLEQHVSLDHHDIGFLYSLSAKAQWIITGDESARELALAAADVLLRRWRNTSDGSGYIQAWGTPDNEQEAGRIIIDCLLNLPLLYWASEQTGDPTYGEIAQIQAEKTRRYIVRGDDSSYHTFFFDAKSGVPIGGATHQGYSNGSTWTRGQAWGVYGFALSYRYTGNKAFLETSKRMARYFLEHLPEDSVAYWDFNAPVAKDTYRDSSASAIVAAGLVELISHLATGDPDRLYFEQMLATSMESLINNYATIGDDEAEGFLKHGSYHIHGGLSPDDYMIWGDYFYLEALMRLAHGIPGYWYERSGK
- a CDS encoding serine hydrolase domain-containing protein encodes the protein MPSDGSYRLRVILRQEGSKAMDFKPLSIFIDRLTDWRIPWAEVLVLHRNQEVFRYRSGYADLEQRIPIHDRHIIRLYSLTKILTCTAALQLVEKGALLLNDPLSDYLPEYGEMAVKVTLPSGETVLEKAQRAIRVRDLFTMSAGLSYDIRSPSIREVVRRTSGRSPTREVAAAIAEEPLLFEPGARWSYSLSHDVLAALVEVVDGRRFGAYVRDEITGPLGMRDTGFDVSEENQSRLAPQYEYSESLGKPIPKEGNDYRIGSEYESGGAGLFSTVNDYAVFLNALTHQGTSPEGVRILAAETVDLMRTDHLTEATRSHFSWSQLAGYGYGLGVRTHCSKQTSGSLSPLGEFGWSGAAGALAIMDPSSQLTVMYAQHMLNNQEPYVHPRLRNLVYACLNHR
- a CDS encoding polysaccharide deacetylase family protein, with amino-acid sequence MRIRYDRFPGGVHKAITLSFDDGQIHDRRLVGKFNEYGLKGTFHLNSGTLGKEGFLTREEIRPLFTGHEVSAHTVSHPFLEQSPVEQMVQEITEDRKGLEALVGYPVRGMSYPFGTYNDQLVSLLPSLGIEYARTAVNEFGFNMPSDFLRWHSTCHYRQMVEYAQQLLALKQRHTKMALLYVWGHSYEFENDNNWELIDRFGELVARNENIWFATNAEIVSYMHALRRLRFSADYRIVHNPSAQSVWVSVETDVVELAAGQLTELG